A genome region from Hevea brasiliensis isolate MT/VB/25A 57/8 chromosome 9, ASM3005281v1, whole genome shotgun sequence includes the following:
- the LOC110671519 gene encoding 6-phosphogluconate dehydrogenase, decarboxylating 2-like: MNLIRAKSIEKGWDLEFGELARIWKGDCIIRAVFLDRIKKAYDRNPDLANLLVDPDLAYFDTYRTESLPVYFGAHTYERVDIEGSFHTAWFKIARQLN, translated from the exons ATGAATCTGATCCGTGCAAAGAGTATTGAGAAAGGATGGGACTTGGAATTCGGAGAACTGGCAAGGATTTGGAAAGGAGACTGCATTATCCGAGCTGTATTTTTAGACAGAATCAAGAAGGCATATGATAGGAACCCTGATCTGGCTAACCTTCTTGTCGATCCAGA TCTTGCTTATTTTGACACTTACCGAACGGAAAGTTTGCCAGTTTATTTTGGTGCTCATACATATGAAAGGGTTGATATTGAAGGATCTTTCCATACTGCATGGTTCAAGATTGCAAGACAGTTGAATTAA